One Bacillus spongiae DNA window includes the following coding sequences:
- the pnpS gene encoding two-component system histidine kinase PnpS, producing the protein MTKFRSRLLFALITLIMVVLIAVGVLLGQVFKSYHLNTFNSRIDIEGEWLVSEIEEAGGLENLRDIPLEERSNLLEVRISILNASGEIVFDEGDSQISTHQKDIEEIFASWKRTEDSFELNRDDLDVRYYVKAIKSPDGTSEGLLVFSTSVDMLKAAYRQIWQVLAISLGLSLIVIIYLASKITAQYTKPIESATNVAIELAKGNYRARTFEDRIDETSMLSTSINILARNLQEMVSAQEMQQDRIMTLIENMGSGLLLIDPKGYIVLINKAFKEQFHINPTELLRKRYHEAITHIDIIKLVEEVFMTEQKVRKPLLLQVNIEMRHFEVYGAPIIGMGDEWKGILLVFHDITEMKKLEQMRKDFVDNVSHELKTPITSIKGFSETLLDGAMNDKEVLQSFLHIILKESDRLQSLIQDLLDLSKMEKQDFQLSCEKVNLNELIRDVVMMLQSKADKKAIQLLLDGDEEAVIEGDLYRLKQVFINLISNGISYTPENGTVEVMIKPMDEIVNVTVKDTGVGISSSEIPRIFERFYRVDRARSRNSGGTGLGLAIVKHLVEAHHGKIEVMSEEGKGTTFTITLHRELIQFINKERMN; encoded by the coding sequence ATGACAAAGTTTCGCTCTCGATTATTATTTGCCCTCATCACCTTGATTATGGTGGTATTGATAGCGGTTGGCGTTTTATTAGGGCAAGTGTTTAAAAGCTATCATTTAAACACGTTTAATTCTCGAATCGATATTGAAGGAGAATGGCTTGTTTCAGAGATTGAAGAAGCAGGAGGGTTAGAAAACCTCCGTGATATTCCACTTGAAGAGAGGAGTAATCTTCTTGAGGTGAGAATATCTATTCTTAACGCAAGTGGAGAAATAGTATTTGATGAAGGGGATTCACAAATCTCCACTCATCAAAAAGATATTGAAGAAATCTTCGCTAGTTGGAAGCGAACGGAAGATTCTTTTGAACTGAACAGAGATGACCTTGATGTCCGTTATTATGTAAAGGCGATTAAAAGTCCTGACGGCACTTCTGAAGGGTTATTAGTTTTTAGTACGTCAGTTGATATGCTGAAAGCTGCCTATCGTCAAATCTGGCAGGTATTAGCCATTTCACTTGGCTTGTCACTAATTGTGATTATCTATTTAGCTAGTAAAATAACGGCACAATACACGAAGCCAATCGAATCAGCAACAAATGTCGCGATTGAACTAGCGAAAGGAAATTATCGTGCAAGAACGTTTGAAGACCGAATTGACGAAACGAGTATGCTTAGTACTTCAATTAATATACTAGCACGTAATTTGCAAGAAATGGTTTCTGCACAAGAAATGCAGCAAGACAGAATCATGACCTTAATTGAGAATATGGGAAGTGGATTACTCCTAATTGATCCTAAAGGGTACATTGTATTAATAAATAAAGCATTTAAAGAACAATTTCACATCAATCCAACGGAATTATTAAGAAAGAGATACCATGAAGCCATTACCCACATCGATATTATAAAATTGGTTGAAGAAGTTTTTATGACTGAACAAAAAGTCAGAAAACCACTTTTACTTCAAGTGAATATAGAAATGCGCCACTTTGAAGTATACGGTGCGCCAATAATTGGAATGGGCGATGAATGGAAAGGGATATTGCTCGTATTTCACGATATTACAGAAATGAAAAAGCTAGAGCAAATGCGAAAAGATTTCGTAGATAATGTCTCACATGAATTAAAAACACCTATAACGTCCATTAAGGGCTTTTCTGAAACACTATTAGATGGTGCGATGAATGATAAAGAAGTTCTACAATCCTTTTTACATATTATTCTAAAAGAAAGTGACCGCTTGCAATCGCTCATTCAGGATTTATTAGATTTATCCAAAATGGAGAAGCAGGACTTTCAATTATCGTGTGAGAAGGTAAATCTAAATGAATTAATACGAGATGTCGTCATGATGCTTCAAAGCAAAGCGGATAAAAAGGCAATTCAACTTCTGTTGGATGGGGATGAAGAGGCAGTTATTGAAGGAGATTTGTACCGACTAAAACAAGTGTTTATAAATTTAATTAGTAACGGAATTTCCTATACACCTGAGAACGGAACGGTAGAGGTAATGATTAAGCCGATGGATGAAATAGTGAATGTAACTGTAAAAGATACTGGGGTTGGTATATCTTCTTCAGAAATACCACGTATCTTTGAACGGTTTTATCGAGTCGATAGGGCAAGAAGTCGAAATTCTGGTGGAACTGGTTTAGGGTTAGCGATTGTAAAACATTTAGTTGAAGCACATCATGGAAAGATTGAAGTAATGAGTGAAGAAGGAAAAGGAACGACCTTTACAATTACTCTCCATCGAGAACTGATTCAATTTATTAACAAAGAACGGATGAATTAA
- a CDS encoding response regulator transcription factor produces the protein MARKVLVVDDEQSIVTLLKYNLEQAGFEVITANDGEVGMNKAIDEKPDIIVLDLMLPSMDGIEVCKQLRQVKVMTPILMLTAKDDEFDKVLGLELGADDYMTKPFSPREVVARVKAILRRSQAVVVEVQKPEEQKDYLHVGDLKVFAEQYEAYFQETLLELTPKEFELLLYLCENKGRVLTRDQLLSAVWKYDFAGDTRIVDVHISHLREKIEMNTKKPIYIKTIRGLGYKLEEPKTL, from the coding sequence ATGGCGAGAAAAGTACTAGTTGTAGATGATGAGCAATCGATTGTTACCCTGTTAAAATACAATCTAGAGCAAGCAGGTTTTGAAGTGATAACAGCAAATGATGGGGAAGTTGGAATGAATAAGGCAATTGATGAAAAGCCGGATATCATTGTTCTCGATTTAATGCTGCCATCAATGGATGGAATTGAAGTTTGTAAACAACTTCGACAAGTTAAGGTGATGACACCTATCTTGATGTTAACAGCAAAGGACGATGAATTTGATAAAGTGTTGGGCCTAGAGCTCGGTGCGGATGATTATATGACCAAACCATTTAGCCCTCGTGAAGTGGTTGCTAGAGTAAAAGCCATTTTACGCAGAAGCCAAGCAGTTGTCGTTGAAGTACAGAAACCAGAAGAACAGAAGGATTACCTTCATGTTGGAGATCTTAAAGTATTCGCTGAACAATATGAAGCTTATTTTCAAGAAACGTTATTAGAACTTACTCCAAAAGAATTTGAATTATTACTTTACCTTTGTGAAAATAAAGGGCGGGTGTTAACAAGAGATCAGTTACTAAGTGCAGTTTGGAAGTATGACTTTGCTGGGGATACACGTATAGTAGACGTTCATATTAGTCACTTACGTGAGAAAATTGAAATGAATACAAAAAAACCAATCTATATAAAAACCATCCGTGGTTTAGGCTATAAATTAGAGGAACCAAAAACATTATGA
- a CDS encoding glyceraldehyde-3-phosphate dehydrogenase: MKAKVAINGFGRIGRMVFRKAMEDKELNIAAINASYPAETLAHLIKYDTTHGTFDGEVLVEDNKLVVNGHRVLLLNNRDPEQLPWKDLAIDIVIEATGKFNSKDKAALHVKAGAKKVILTAPGKQEDITIVMGVNESALNIEKHTIISNASCTTNCLAPVVKVLDDQFGIENGLMTTIHAYTNDQNNIDNPHKDLRRARGCAQSIIPTTTGAAKALSLVLPHLNGKLHGMALRVPTPNVSLVDLVVDLKQDVTVDTINHAFQTAAKGSFDGIIQYTTEPLVSVDFNTNPHSAIIDGLSTMVMENRKVKVLAWYDNEWGYSCRVVDLTKHVASLMNQEVQMKIS, translated from the coding sequence ATGAAGGCAAAAGTTGCGATTAATGGGTTTGGCCGTATAGGTAGAATGGTTTTCCGAAAGGCTATGGAGGATAAAGAGTTAAATATAGCGGCTATAAATGCAAGTTATCCTGCTGAAACGTTAGCACATTTAATTAAATATGATACGACTCATGGTACTTTTGATGGTGAAGTTTTAGTAGAAGACAATAAGCTAGTTGTAAATGGACATAGAGTGCTACTTTTAAATAATCGTGACCCTGAACAATTACCATGGAAAGACTTAGCTATTGATATTGTTATTGAAGCAACAGGAAAATTTAACTCTAAAGATAAAGCGGCATTACATGTCAAAGCTGGAGCAAAAAAAGTGATTTTAACTGCACCAGGGAAACAAGAAGATATCACCATTGTGATGGGCGTAAATGAAAGCGCATTAAATATTGAAAAACATACAATCATCTCAAATGCATCTTGCACAACAAATTGCTTAGCTCCTGTTGTAAAAGTCTTGGATGATCAATTTGGAATTGAGAACGGTCTAATGACCACCATACATGCGTATACAAATGATCAAAATAATATCGATAACCCTCATAAAGACTTACGCAGAGCAAGAGGGTGCGCACAGTCTATTATTCCAACGACGACAGGTGCTGCTAAAGCACTTTCACTTGTCTTACCACATTTGAATGGGAAGCTACATGGAATGGCATTACGCGTACCGACTCCGAATGTATCACTTGTAGATCTAGTAGTGGATTTAAAGCAAGATGTCACAGTAGATACGATTAATCATGCTTTTCAAACAGCAGCAAAGGGATCGTTTGATGGAATCATTCAATATACAACTGAGCCACTTGTATCGGTTGATTTTAACACGAATCCACATTCGGCAATTATAGATGGATTATCTACAATGGTCATGGAAAATCGGAAAGTGAAAGTTCTTGCTTGGTATGATAATGAGTGGGGATATTCATGTAGAGTTGTAGACTTAACAAAGCATGTAGCAAGTTTGATGAATCAAGAGGTACAAATGAAGATAAGCTAA
- the polA gene encoding DNA polymerase I, which translates to MKKKLVLIDGNSIAYRAFFALPLLNNNKGIHTNAVYGFTTMLMKILEEEKPSHILVAFDAGKTTFRHSTFKEYKGGRQKTPPELSEQFPFIRELLDAYGISRYELENYEADDIIGTLSLEAEKNQFDVKIISGDKDLTQLSSEQTTVMITKKGITEMEEYTPVHIKEKYGLSVEQIVDMKGLMGDSSDNIPGVPGVGEKTAIKLLKQFQTVEELLNSIDQVSGKKLKEKLEDNKQQALMSKELATIIRDAPVEVGVKNLSYEGVNAEKLSELFKDLGFHSLLDKLDVEDNEEEVLDEINVQTLTEIKREHLTSPSYLYVEMLEENYHKGEILGIGLHNQTGTYFIPSEVAFSSDLFKDWVENESERKIVYDTKQTIVSFRRSGFTIKGIDFDVLISAYIINPSANHDDFASLAKSQGVLAIKTDEAVYGKGAKKAAPAQEIIGEHVGRKVSTLEQLSNTLQRELETNNQFSLLEELELPLAFILAEMELKGVKVNRERLQRMGEELNDQLRAIEGKIYELAGETFNINSPKQLGVILFEKLELPVIKKTKTGYSTSADVLEKLQSKHEIIDFILHYRQLGKLNSTYIEGLLKVVNQDTNKIHTRFNQVLTQTGRLSSIDPNLQNIPIRLEEGRRIRQAFVPSKPGWLMFAADYSQIELRVLAHIANDEKLIQAFKEGLDIHTKTAMDVFGVKQEEVTSNMRRHAKAVNFGIVYGISDYGLSQSLNITRKEAGKFIETYLNSFPGVKDYMDSIVLDAKQRGYVTTLLNRRRYIPEITSRNFNLKSFGERTAMNTPIQGSAADIIKKAMIHMAEGLKEKGLQTRLLLQVHDELIFEAPKEEIETLIQLVPEIMENAIELSVPLKVDYSYGETWYDAK; encoded by the coding sequence ATGAAAAAGAAATTAGTCCTAATTGATGGTAATAGTATTGCATATCGAGCTTTTTTTGCTTTACCACTACTAAATAATAACAAAGGAATACATACAAATGCCGTGTATGGTTTTACAACAATGCTCATGAAGATATTAGAAGAAGAAAAACCATCACATATTTTGGTTGCATTTGACGCTGGAAAAACGACTTTCCGTCATTCAACATTTAAAGAATACAAGGGAGGGCGACAAAAAACTCCACCGGAATTATCCGAACAATTTCCTTTTATTCGAGAACTATTAGATGCATACGGTATTTCACGATATGAGTTAGAAAATTATGAGGCAGATGACATTATAGGTACACTCTCTCTTGAAGCAGAAAAGAATCAATTTGATGTGAAAATTATTTCTGGTGATAAAGACTTAACACAGCTTAGCTCTGAACAGACAACAGTAATGATTACTAAAAAAGGTATCACGGAGATGGAGGAATACACCCCAGTTCATATTAAGGAAAAATACGGATTATCTGTTGAGCAAATTGTGGATATGAAAGGCTTAATGGGAGATAGTTCCGATAATATTCCAGGTGTACCTGGTGTAGGTGAAAAAACGGCAATAAAATTATTAAAGCAATTTCAAACGGTTGAAGAATTATTGAACTCTATTGATCAAGTAAGTGGGAAAAAGTTGAAGGAAAAGTTAGAAGATAATAAACAGCAAGCCTTAATGAGTAAAGAGCTAGCCACGATCATTCGAGATGCGCCTGTAGAAGTAGGCGTGAAGAACCTTTCTTATGAAGGGGTCAATGCTGAAAAACTTAGTGAACTATTTAAAGATCTGGGCTTCCATTCTTTATTAGACAAATTAGATGTAGAAGATAATGAAGAAGAAGTGTTAGATGAAATTAACGTCCAAACGTTGACAGAAATAAAAAGAGAGCATTTAACATCACCTTCATACTTATACGTTGAAATGCTTGAAGAGAATTACCATAAAGGTGAAATACTAGGGATTGGATTACACAATCAAACAGGCACTTATTTTATTCCTTCTGAAGTGGCGTTTTCTTCCGATTTGTTCAAGGATTGGGTAGAAAATGAATCGGAGAGAAAAATAGTTTATGATACAAAACAAACCATCGTGTCGTTCAGACGTAGTGGTTTTACTATTAAAGGAATTGATTTTGATGTATTAATTTCTGCATATATTATTAACCCTTCTGCTAATCATGATGATTTCGCTTCATTAGCAAAAAGTCAAGGAGTATTGGCGATAAAGACAGATGAAGCTGTTTATGGTAAGGGAGCAAAGAAAGCGGCCCCAGCTCAAGAAATAATAGGAGAACATGTTGGTCGGAAAGTATCAACACTAGAGCAATTAAGTAATACTCTCCAACGTGAACTTGAGACAAATAATCAATTTTCACTGTTAGAAGAACTTGAATTACCTTTAGCATTTATTCTAGCGGAGATGGAATTAAAAGGGGTAAAAGTAAATAGAGAACGACTCCAACGAATGGGTGAAGAATTAAATGATCAACTAAGAGCCATTGAAGGGAAAATCTATGAATTAGCAGGTGAAACTTTTAATATTAATTCGCCAAAACAACTTGGAGTTATTTTATTTGAAAAGCTAGAACTTCCCGTTATAAAAAAGACGAAAACAGGCTATTCTACTTCAGCTGACGTATTAGAAAAGCTTCAGTCAAAACATGAGATTATTGACTTTATACTTCATTACCGTCAATTAGGCAAATTGAATTCAACTTACATTGAAGGTTTATTAAAAGTAGTAAATCAAGACACAAATAAAATCCATACCCGTTTTAATCAAGTATTAACTCAAACAGGAAGGTTAAGTTCAATAGATCCTAATTTACAAAACATACCGATTCGATTGGAAGAAGGGAGAAGAATTCGTCAAGCATTTGTGCCTTCAAAACCAGGATGGTTAATGTTTGCTGCTGACTATTCACAAATTGAGCTCCGCGTTTTAGCCCATATTGCTAATGATGAAAAATTAATTCAAGCGTTCAAAGAAGGATTAGACATTCATACGAAAACGGCAATGGATGTGTTTGGTGTAAAGCAAGAAGAAGTGACATCAAATATGAGACGTCATGCGAAAGCTGTCAATTTTGGAATTGTTTATGGTATTAGTGATTATGGGTTGTCACAAAGCTTAAATATTACGCGAAAAGAAGCTGGGAAGTTTATTGAAACGTATTTAAATAGCTTCCCTGGGGTTAAAGATTATATGGATAGTATTGTTTTAGATGCAAAGCAGAGAGGGTATGTTACGACTTTACTAAATCGCAGACGTTATATACCTGAAATAACTAGCCGAAACTTTAATTTAAAAAGCTTTGGAGAACGTACAGCGATGAATACCCCTATTCAAGGAAGCGCTGCAGACATCATAAAAAAAGCGATGATTCATATGGCTGAAGGGTTAAAGGAAAAGGGTTTACAAACTCGTCTTCTTCTTCAAGTACATGATGAACTGATTTTTGAAGCGCCAAAAGAAGAAATTGAAACATTAATACAGCTTGTTCCTGAAATAATGGAAAATGCAATTGAATTGTCCGTTCCGCTCAAGGTAGATTATTCATATGGTGAAACGTGGTATGATGCAAAATAG
- the nrdR gene encoding transcriptional regulator NrdR, with protein sequence MKCPSCHTNATRVVDSRPVDDGRSIRRRRECEECTHRFTTFEKIEELPLIVVKKEGTREEFSREKMLRGLIKACEKRPVALEELEQITSSIEKELRREGSSEIHSEIIGEKIMDRLAKVDEVAYVRFASVYRQFKDINVFLDELKELIKKEQS encoded by the coding sequence ATGAAATGTCCATCTTGCCATACGAATGCAACGAGAGTTGTCGATTCACGTCCAGTTGATGATGGCCGTTCGATTAGAAGAAGAAGAGAATGTGAAGAATGTACTCATCGATTTACGACATTTGAAAAGATTGAAGAACTTCCGTTGATTGTCGTTAAAAAGGAAGGTACAAGGGAAGAATTTAGTCGGGAAAAAATGTTGAGAGGGCTCATAAAAGCATGCGAGAAACGTCCAGTTGCATTAGAAGAATTGGAACAAATTACGTCCTCTATTGAAAAGGAGCTTCGAAGAGAAGGTAGTTCAGAAATTCATTCGGAAATAATCGGCGAGAAAATCATGGATCGATTAGCAAAAGTGGATGAAGTTGCATACGTACGATTTGCATCCGTATATAGGCAGTTTAAAGATATAAATGTATTCCTTGATGAATTAAAAGAATTAATAAAAAAAGAGCAATCATGA
- the speD gene encoding adenosylmethionine decarboxylase has protein sequence METMGRHVISELWGCDFEKLNNMEKIEQIFVDAALKSGAEVREVAFHKFAPQGVSGVVIISESHLTIHSFPEHGYASIDVYTCGDMDPNIAANHIADALNAQTRENIEIPRGMGPVQMKRPEVKAL, from the coding sequence ATGGAAACAATGGGTCGTCATGTAATTTCAGAATTATGGGGCTGTGACTTTGAAAAGCTAAATAATATGGAAAAAATAGAGCAAATTTTTGTAGATGCTGCATTAAAATCAGGTGCTGAAGTAAGAGAGGTTGCCTTTCATAAATTTGCACCACAAGGTGTGAGTGGAGTAGTGATAATTTCTGAATCTCACTTAACTATTCATAGTTTCCCAGAACATGGTTATGCTAGTATAGATGTATATACATGTGGGGATATGGATCCGAATATTGCCGCAAATCATATTGCAGATGCATTAAATGCACAAACACGTGAAAATATTGAAATTCCACGAGGAATGGGTCCTGTTCAAATGAAACGACCGGAAGTAAAAGCGCTATAA
- a CDS encoding DinB family protein, whose translation MTNLNEIYGETLVKSLKGERGHIPIERALSDIDFELAGKRINELPYTIYEQVNHMLYWQDKFLEFLQGRQPDMPTSVKETWPEEDKPQNQEEWETIINRLLLGVEKACEIAMTVKLNEPLEKWPTEHKAGILRNMASHNSYHLGEIVLMRRLFRAWPPPGGGYPA comes from the coding sequence ATGACAAATCTAAATGAAATTTACGGAGAAACATTAGTAAAATCATTAAAAGGAGAACGTGGACATATTCCGATAGAGCGTGCTTTATCAGATATTGATTTTGAGCTTGCAGGAAAACGGATAAATGAGTTACCCTATACGATTTATGAACAAGTAAATCATATGCTGTATTGGCAGGATAAATTTTTAGAGTTTCTTCAAGGTCGACAGCCAGACATGCCTACAAGCGTTAAAGAAACTTGGCCAGAAGAAGATAAACCGCAAAATCAAGAAGAATGGGAAACAATCATCAATCGATTATTGTTAGGTGTAGAAAAAGCATGTGAAATAGCTATGACGGTCAAACTTAATGAACCTTTGGAAAAATGGCCAACTGAACATAAAGCAGGAATTTTAAGGAATATGGCCTCTCATAATTCTTATCATTTAGGAGAGATTGTTTTAATGCGTAGGTTATTTCGCGCATGGCCGCCTCCTGGTGGAGGATATCCAGCGTAA
- the ytaF gene encoding sporulation membrane protein YtaF: MNSDISLLLLAFAVSLDSFSTGLTYGLRKMGMPLKSILIISFCSAGSLLAAMSLGQMLQNILSADWASRIGGLILVMLGLWVLYQFFQPEKQVEQDGTILNVEIKSLGVVVQILKRPLSADIDRSGTITGIEALLLGVALSLDAFGAGIGAALLGFSPFFLAVCVVLMSFAFLSSGLKLGQLFSHLQWVQRVSFLPGIILIFIGILRF; encoded by the coding sequence ATGAACAGTGATATTTCTTTATTATTACTTGCTTTTGCTGTTAGTTTAGATAGCTTTAGCACTGGTCTCACATACGGACTACGAAAAATGGGGATGCCCTTAAAGTCAATTTTGATCATTTCTTTCTGTTCAGCAGGCTCCCTCTTGGCTGCAATGTCATTAGGTCAAATGCTGCAAAATATATTGTCAGCAGATTGGGCTAGTCGAATCGGTGGACTCATTTTGGTTATGTTGGGACTATGGGTTCTCTACCAATTCTTTCAACCAGAAAAGCAAGTGGAGCAAGATGGGACCATTTTAAATGTTGAAATTAAGTCTTTAGGTGTTGTAGTTCAAATTTTAAAAAGACCTCTTTCTGCTGACATTGACCGGTCTGGGACGATTACTGGAATTGAAGCCTTGCTACTCGGTGTCGCCCTATCGTTAGATGCTTTTGGAGCAGGAATAGGAGCAGCATTGCTTGGCTTTTCCCCGTTTTTTCTAGCTGTGTGTGTAGTATTAATGAGCTTTGCCTTTTTATCATCAGGATTGAAGTTAGGACAGCTTTTTTCTCATCTTCAATGGGTTCAAAGAGTATCCTTTTTGCCAGGAATCATATTAATTTTTATCGGAATTTTACGTTTCTAG
- the mutM gene encoding DNA-formamidopyrimidine glycosylase has translation MPELPEVETVKRTLNELITEKTIKSVSVYWSKIIKKPEEIEQFQDALIGEKIEKVRRRGKFLIIDTTHYSLVSHLRMEGKYGLYNEKDELAPHTHVIFHFVDESALRYRDVRKFGTMHLFPKGKEEESPPLSRLGPEPFSEKFSPTFLKEKLNKTERAVKAALLDQSLLVGLGNIYVDEVLFKAGVHPDRKGKSLKEDEINLLHSAIHKTLNEAVEKGGSTIRSYINSQGKIGTFQDSLYVYGRKDKPCKQCGNPISKKVTAGRGTHYCAHCQS, from the coding sequence ATGCCTGAATTACCGGAGGTTGAAACCGTAAAAAGAACGCTAAACGAATTAATTACGGAGAAAACGATTAAATCTGTTTCTGTATATTGGTCCAAAATAATAAAAAAGCCAGAGGAAATAGAGCAGTTTCAAGATGCGCTTATCGGTGAAAAAATTGAGAAAGTTCGTAGGCGTGGAAAGTTCCTTATTATTGACACCACCCACTATTCTTTAGTTTCACATTTGAGAATGGAGGGGAAATATGGTTTATATAATGAAAAAGATGAACTTGCTCCACATACTCATGTAATTTTTCATTTCGTTGATGAATCGGCATTAAGGTACCGAGATGTAAGAAAGTTTGGTACGATGCATTTGTTTCCTAAAGGAAAGGAAGAAGAAAGTCCCCCATTATCACGACTTGGTCCAGAACCATTTTCAGAGAAGTTCAGTCCAACTTTCCTTAAAGAGAAGTTAAACAAAACTGAAAGAGCGGTCAAAGCAGCTCTTCTTGACCAATCATTATTAGTGGGTTTAGGTAATATTTATGTCGATGAAGTGTTATTTAAAGCTGGTGTTCATCCAGATAGAAAAGGAAAATCACTAAAAGAAGATGAAATTAACTTGCTTCATTCAGCCATACATAAAACGCTTAATGAAGCCGTCGAAAAGGGTGGTAGTACCATTCGCTCATATATCAATAGTCAAGGGAAAATCGGTACATTTCAAGACTCATTATACGTGTATGGTCGAAAGGACAAACCTTGTAAGCAATGTGGAAACCCAATTAGTAAAAAGGTAACTGCTGGTCGTGGGACACATTATTGTGCTCATTGTCAGTCATAA
- the coaE gene encoding dephospho-CoA kinase (Dephospho-CoA kinase (CoaE) performs the final step in coenzyme A biosynthesis.) produces the protein MVLIIGLTGGIASGKSTVSSLLKKRGFTIIDADIAARKVVQPGEEAYKQIIKEFGEEIILPNNEINRQMLGEIIFHQEGKRKKLNGIVHPAVRKTMMAQKEEAIANGKKTIFMDIPLLFESDLVWMVDKILVVYVDPATQLSRLMERNQLLEREAMARISSQMSLEEKVDRASAVVNNNSTIENTDEQLEALLTTWNLQP, from the coding sequence ATGGTCTTAATTATTGGGTTAACAGGTGGAATTGCTAGTGGAAAGAGTACAGTGTCTTCTCTGTTGAAGAAGAGAGGGTTCACAATCATAGACGCAGATATTGCAGCTAGAAAGGTTGTGCAACCTGGAGAAGAAGCTTATAAACAAATTATTAAAGAATTTGGTGAAGAAATTATTTTACCCAATAATGAAATTAACCGGCAAATGCTTGGCGAAATAATTTTCCATCAAGAGGGGAAACGAAAAAAATTAAATGGTATCGTTCATCCGGCAGTCCGAAAGACAATGATGGCTCAAAAAGAAGAAGCGATAGCAAACGGGAAAAAGACAATCTTTATGGATATCCCCTTGCTGTTTGAAAGTGACTTAGTGTGGATGGTCGACAAGATTCTGGTTGTCTACGTGGACCCTGCCACACAGCTATCTCGTTTAATGGAACGTAATCAGCTATTAGAAAGAGAGGCGATGGCGAGAATTTCCTCACAAATGTCATTAGAGGAAAAAGTGGACAGAGCCTCTGCTGTTGTTAATAATAATTCAACCATTGAAAATACAGATGAACAGCTAGAAGCACTATTAACGACCTGGAACCTACAGCCGTAA
- a CDS encoding cytosolic protein — protein sequence MAGLKTLFIRFSQECETSDMHQDQELQTQYYKASFDKVMSIVEELFSSKEYKIQSVSKDHGEISVGKSGKLFIVATVLTVQPFETAVDFKVTADKTVITGAYPRLKTEILSYYRKLNQQLTPVKK from the coding sequence ATGGCTGGTCTAAAAACACTTTTTATTCGTTTTAGTCAGGAATGTGAAACATCGGATATGCATCAAGACCAAGAGCTACAAACACAATATTATAAAGCATCTTTTGACAAAGTAATGTCAATCGTTGAGGAATTATTTTCCTCAAAAGAATACAAAATTCAATCTGTGTCCAAAGATCATGGGGAAATTTCAGTAGGAAAAAGTGGGAAACTTTTTATAGTAGCTACTGTTTTAACAGTTCAGCCTTTTGAAACGGCTGTAGATTTTAAAGTAACTGCTGATAAAACAGTCATCACAGGGGCATACCCTAGATTAAAAACAGAAATCCTTTCCTACTACAGAAAACTGAATCAACAATTAACTCCTGTAAAAAAATAA